The segment TTCCGGTTCTATGCACCTTTGCCCTCTGTGTTTCAGCCCTTCTTCGGAACAGAGAAGTTCCCGGGCTTTCTGTTTGTATATCCAGAGTCGGTGATTCAGTTCTATCGTCCTGTTTCCTTTAGCTTTAAAACACAGACATCTTAACGGACATCCTTCGCATCTGACAGCCCTATACCTGGCATATTCGACTACATATCCGGATTCGGTTTTCGTATGCCTGGTGCCTGCCCTCTGCATCTTTTGTCCCATTGGACAGACACAGTAATCCTGTTCTTCATTGTAGAAAAAGTTTTCGGCTTTAAAAGGATTCGGTTTAAATCTTGGCCGCTGCTCCATGTGGAAATAATTGTATTTGACGTATGCTTCCATCCCGTTTTCCGACATAAAGTGGTAATTCTCTTCTGATCCGTAACCGGAATCAGCAACCACCGTATGAGCCAACTGGCCGTATCTGTCGGCAAAGGACTTCAGGAAGGGAATCATCGTCAAGGTGTCAGTCGGATTCGGGAAAAGAGAATAATCGATAATGAATTGATTTTCCGTAGCAATCTGAAGATTATATCCGGGTTTTGTCTGACCGTTGCGCATGGCATCCTCCTTCATTCTCATAAAGGTGGCCTCTTTGTCTGTCTTGGAATAAGAGTTGCGGTCCTGAAGATTGTCCAGATGGTTATTGTATTCCTGAAGCTTATCTCTATGTGCTTCCAGTTCTTTCAGCTGCCTGCGTTTCTTTCTCAGTGCAGATTTCTGCTCTTTCGTGGATGGTTCTGAAGCCTGTTCAAGGGCATTGCGTAATTCTCCTGCCATTTCTGTCAGCATGGAAGGGGAAAACTCAATTTCCTCGTTGTTTTCCGAAGCTTTTTCCTGAGCGATGACGTCATCTATTTGGCTTAACAAAACACTGATTTTCTTCATCAGTCGTTCACGGTTTCGCTCAACGCTCTTCCGCCATACAAAAGTATATTTGTTGGCCTTGGACTCAATCTTTGTTCCGTCAATATATTCCACATTCAGACTGATGAAACCTTTGGATGAAAGCAGAAGTACGGTTTGGGTAAACACTTCGTTAATTTCCTTCTTCACCCGGTTACGGAAACGGTTGATAGTAATGAAGTCCGGTTTCTCATAACCGGCTAACCATATGTAATGGATATCACGACGAAGATGCTTTTCTATTTTCCGGCAGGAGTATATATTGTTCATATAGGCATACAAGATAACCTTTAGCATCATCTTGGGATGGTAAGGACTACGGCCGTATTCTTTGTATAACTTCCTGAAACCTTCAAGATTCAGGCTTTCAACCAAAGCGTCAACCATGCGTACAGGATCGTTTTCTGCAATATCTTCATCGATTCTTTGCGGAAAAAGTACCGTTTG is part of the Parabacteroides sp. AD58 genome and harbors:
- a CDS encoding IS1182 family transposase, producing MTKIHFRPYTPNQTVLFPQRIDEDIAENDPVRMVDALVESLNLEGFRKLYKEYGRSPYHPKMMLKVILYAYMNNIYSCRKIEKHLRRDIHYIWLAGYEKPDFITINRFRNRVKKEINEVFTQTVLLLSSKGFISLNVEYIDGTKIESKANKYTFVWRKSVERNRERLMKKISVLLSQIDDVIAQEKASENNEEIEFSPSMLTEMAGELRNALEQASEPSTKEQKSALRKKRRQLKELEAHRDKLQEYNNHLDNLQDRNSYSKTDKEATFMRMKEDAMRNGQTKPGYNLQIATENQFIIDYSLFPNPTDTLTMIPFLKSFADRYGQLAHTVVADSGYGSEENYHFMSENGMEAYVKYNYFHMEQRPRFKPNPFKAENFFYNEEQDYCVCPMGQKMQRAGTRHTKTESGYVVEYARYRAVRCEGCPLRCLCFKAKGNRTIELNHRLWIYKQKARELLCSEEGLKHRGQRCIEPEAVFGQIKFNMNYKRFRHFGKDKVLMDFSFLAIAFNIKKMCTKMNKEGINWPIKHLYGLITAHLSYWEQNNRDYLQNIAA